Proteins co-encoded in one Aspergillus flavus chromosome 2, complete sequence genomic window:
- a CDS encoding putative muramidase gives MAMAPFQLTLSLLLAVITASANAVSTTWEAHPSHPTLPGTAPNCNKWYTAKKDDDCSTVQRDYGISADDFFRWNPSVSKDCKKNFWVDTSYCVGVGPAITTETPTPTVPTADGSSTTTTSIQTTKTTPIISTPGDNGTSTGKATYTFNHPTTTWTPPPPPSETAWPPTKTQPGQPTSCTKWHEVMIGDTCDIITSLYSSWMSKEDLLEWNPGLQEDCDAPLVGYYLCVMVRPAGYSITYPTGSTPVVIPDPTPYTSPPPVCPNTTDIELPPSPTQSGMPSKCQVYYHATAGDSCSKILSQYNMPEKLLHEWNPALGPDCKGLLPNYYYCLLPSGFVPMPLTVTTTPAPIQTGITSNCKAWWWRNQTETCSDIVLSFGTFSEEDFKAWNPAVGQKCTGLINGNWYCVAVPGTPSTRTAPVPAFPTSVPRQPNVIKNCTQWWHVSDEDDCYDVARKNGITVDDFLAWNPDVRVGEHDCRVLPVDYEVCVHIRPKPPIPGCAPISTNTTTSSNITLYPPTRTSWHKTLTTTTLVTKCEDPSSSTCATATVTTTRVVTLSPPPTTVPTNPTFMTTTTAPTQGGNSSSSGSGESTLPPPPFTNSSTPITPSTKGPVESSSRPTGGHGTVTGPPPPEASSTITVTTTITTQCSTTSTVNTSEPDDTTVVTATMTTWCSTSGSTSQSQTASEPSMTIMRV, from the exons ATGGCCATGGCACCCTTTCAGCTgactctttctctcctcctcgccgTGATAACAGCTTCTGCCAATGCTGTGAGCACCACCTGGGAAGCTCATCCTTCTCACCCAACGTTGCCAGGAACCGCTCCCAACTGCAACAAATGGTACACTGCGAAGAAGGACGACGACTGTTCCACTGTGCAGCGTGATTATGGCATTTCCGCCGATGACTTCTTTCGTTGGAATCCCTCGGTTTCTAAGGACTGTAAAAAGAATTTTTGGGTAGATACATCGTACTGCGTTGGAGTCGGGCCAGCTATCACCACCGAGACACCGACTCCAACGGTCCCAACCGCAGATGGCAGCTCCACGACGACTACGTCTATACAGACCACAAAGACTACGCCTATCATCTCTACCCCAGGCGACAATGGGACCTCAACAGGCAAGGCCACCTACACGTTTAATCATCCCACTACCACCTGGactccgcctccgcctccgtCAGAGACAGCATGGCCCCCTACCAAAACCCAGCCAGGCCAGCCCACATCGTGCACCAAATGGCATGAGGTCATGATCGGTGATACTTGTGACATCATTACAAGCCTCTACAGCTCGTGGATGTCGAAGGAAGATCT ACTGGAGTGGAATCCGGGCCTCCAGGAAGATTGCGACGCCCCTCTCGTGGGTTACTATTTATGTGTCATGGTCAGGCCGGCTGGCTACAGCATCACCTATCCAACTGGTTCAACCCCGGTGGTCATTCCGGACCCTACGCCTTACACGTCGCCGCCTCCAGTTTGCCCTAATACCACTGACATTGAGCTCCCACCTTCGCCAACACAGTCAGGGATGCCCAGCAAATGTCAAGTATACTATCATGCTACCGCT GGAGACTCCTGCTCCAAGATCTTATCACAATATAACATGCCGGAGAAGCTTCTTCATGAATGGAATCCGGCTCTTGGTCCAGACTGCAAGGGCCTACTGCCTAACTACTATTACTGTCTCCTTCCCAGCGGGTTCGTGCCCATGCCACTCACCGTCACCACAACCCCGGCTCCCATTCAAACCGGGATCACCAGCAACTGCAAggcttggtggtggaggaatCAGACCGAGACGTGCTCCGATATTGTACTCTCTTTTGGTACATTCTCGGAGGAGGACTTCAAGGCGTGGAATCCTGCTGTGGGCCAGAAATGTACAGGGCTTATC AATGGGAATTGGTACTGTGTCGCCGTGCCTGGTACTCCTTCCACACGCACGGCGCCTGTCCCAGCTTTCCCAACAAGCGTCCCACGCCAGCCAAATGTGATCAAGAACTGCACCCAATGGTGGCACGTATCCGA TGAGGACGACTGCTACGACGTCGCCCGAAAGAACGGTATCACAGTCGACGACTTCCTGGCATGGAACCCCGACGTGCGCGTGGGCGAACACGACTGCAGGGTCCTACCCGTGGACTACGAAGTTTGCGTCCACATACGACCCAAACCACCCATCCCCGGATGCGCACCAATTAGCACAAATACCACAACCTCGTCCAACATAACACTATACCCGCCAACGAGGACCTCCTGGCACAAGACCCTAACCACCACAACGCTCGTTACTAAATGCGAGGacccctcctcatccacctgCGCCACGGCAACAGTAACCACAACGAGAGTTGTGACTCTATCTCCACCCCCAACAACCGTGCCGACTAATCCCACGTTCATGACTACCACAACAGCCCCGACTCAGGGTGGGAACTCGTCTTCATCAGGCTCGGGAGAGTCAACTctacctcctcctcctttcaCCAACAGCTCCACGCCAATTACCCCGTCCACGAAAGGCCCAGTAGAAAGTAGTTCTCGGCCAACTGGCGGCCACGGGACCGTAACGGGGCCTCCACCACCTGAGGCTTCCTCGACAATAACGGTGACTACGACTATTACGACACAATGTTCCACTACATCTACAGTGAATACGAGTGAACCAGATGATACTACAGTGGTAACTGCTACGATGACGACTTGGTGTTCGACTTCGGGTAGTACCTCGCAGAGTCAGACGGCAAGTGAGCCTTCGATGACTATTATGCGTGTATGA